The Phoenix dactylifera cultivar Barhee BC4 chromosome 9, palm_55x_up_171113_PBpolish2nd_filt_p, whole genome shotgun sequence genome window below encodes:
- the LOC103698925 gene encoding ATP-dependent 6-phosphofructokinase 2-like produces the protein MDSAVPPDSNSGLVATTGDDNPISTTAFSLPPITIQKLPHLSDYVANLATLTNPIDRSSFYHPFPGFYLSPSDLILRHIVFDLSSAAAGDGGRFLAYHRAGPRPTIHFDPAAVRAAIVTCGGLCPGLNTVMRELVVGLWDLYGVRQIFGVPSGYRGFYSMEPMKLDPKMVDSWHKRGGTVIATSRGGFDLEKIVDAIEQRGFNQLYVIGGDGTMRGAVKIFREIQRRKLNISITGIPKTVDNDIGIIDRSFGFQTAVEMAQEAINAAHVEAESAVNGIGLVKLMGRSTGHIALYATLSSRVVDCCLIPENDFYLEGKGGLFEFLDQTLKRNGHAVIVVAEGAGQDMIPRTDKQKEEKDESGNPVFLDVGPWLKSELKKWWEQEHPGELFTVKYIDPTYMIRAVPANATDNLYCTLLAHSAIHGVMVGYTGFVSGPINGNYAYIPMEEVAVAQNVVDTKDHKWAWVRSVTNQPDFQKC, from the exons ATGGACTCCGCTGTGCCTCCGGACTCGAACTCCGGTCTCGTCGCCACCACCGGTGACGATAACCCCATCTCCACCACCGCCTTCTCCCTTCCCCCGATAACCATCCAGAAGCTCCCCCACCTCTCCGACTACGTCGCAAACCTCGCCACCCTCACCAACCCCATTGACCGCAGCTCCTTCTACCACCCCTTCCCCGGATTCTACCTCTCCCCCTCCGATCTCATCCTCCGCCACATCGTCTTCGAtctctcctccgccgccgccggcgatgGAGGCCGCTTCCTCGCCTACCACCGCGCCGGGCCCCGGCCGACCATCCACTTCGACCCAGCCGCCGTCCGGGCGGCGATCGTCACATGCGGCGGGCTCTGCCCGGGGCTCAACACCGTGATGCGGGAGCTGGTGGTGGGGCTCTGGGATCTCTACGGGGTGCGCCAGATCTTCGGCGTGCCGTCCGGCTACCGCGGCTTCTACTCGATGGAACCGATGAAGCTGGATCCCAAGATGGTGGACAGCTGGCACAAGAGGGGCGGGACGGTCATCGCGACCTCCAGAGGTGGCTTTGATCTTGAGAAGATCGTGGATGCGATCGAACAGCGTGGGTTTAACCAG CTATATGTCATTGGTGGTGATGGAACCATGAGGGGTGCTGTAAAAATCTTTAGGGAGATCCAACGCCGCAAACTAAATATATCCATAACTGGGATCCCCAAAACAGTTGACAATGATATTGGCATCATAGACAGGTCATTCGGGTTCCAAACTGCAGTGGAGATGGCACAGGAAGCAATCAATGCTGCTCATGTGGAGGCTGAGAGTGCTGTGAATGGCATTGGTCTTGTCAAACTCATGGGCAGGAGCACAGGGCACATTGCGCTCTATGCAACATTAAGCAGCCGTGTTGTGGATTGCTGTTTGATTCCTGAGAATGATTTCTACTTGGAGGGTAAAGGTGGGCTATTCGAATTCCTCGATCAGACGCTAAAACGGAATGGGCATGCTGTGATCGTGGTAGCTGAGGGAGCTGGGCAAGATATGATACCAAGAACTGATAaacagaaagaagagaaggatgagTCTGGCAATCCTGTGTTTTTGGATGTGGGACCTTGGTTGAAGTCTGAGCTGAAGAAGTGGTGGGAACAGGAGCATCCTGGAGAACTGTTCACGGTGAAATATATTGATCCTACATACATGATACGAGCAGTTCCAGCAAATGCCACTGACAACTTATATTGTACCTTATTGGCACATTCTGCAATTCATGGAGTCATGGTTGGCTACACTGGGTTTGTATCGGGTCCCATAAATGGCAATTATGCCTACATTCCGATGGAGGAGGTGGCAGTGGCTCAAAACGTTGTGGATACAAAGGATCATAAATGGGCATGGGTCAGATCAGTGACAAATCAGCCAGATTTTCAGAAATGCTAG